One genomic segment of Streptomyces sp. RerS4 includes these proteins:
- a CDS encoding succinate dehydrogenase/fumarate reductase iron-sulfur subunit — translation MKLTLRVWRQRNADAPGAMASYEVDGISKDMSFLEMLDTLNEDLILRGEDPVAFDHDCREGICGACSLVINGDAHGPERTTTCQLHMRSFADGDTIDVEPWRASAFPVVKDLVVDRSAFDRIIQAGGYITAPTGSAPEAHATAVPKPAADSAFEHAECIGCGACVAACPNGSAMLFTSAKVNHLGVLPQGSPERETRVLDMVARMDDEGFGGCTLTGECATACPKGIPLPSIAAMNKEWLRALRKR, via the coding sequence ATGAAGCTCACCCTGCGCGTCTGGCGCCAGCGAAACGCCGACGCCCCCGGCGCCATGGCCTCCTACGAGGTCGACGGCATCTCGAAGGACATGTCCTTCCTGGAGATGCTCGACACCCTCAACGAGGACCTCATCCTGCGCGGCGAGGACCCCGTCGCCTTCGACCACGACTGCCGCGAAGGCATCTGCGGCGCGTGCAGCCTCGTCATCAACGGCGACGCCCACGGCCCCGAGCGCACCACCACCTGCCAGCTCCACATGCGCTCCTTCGCCGACGGCGACACCATCGACGTCGAACCCTGGCGGGCGTCGGCGTTCCCCGTCGTCAAGGACCTCGTCGTCGACCGCAGCGCCTTCGACCGGATCATCCAGGCCGGCGGCTACATCACCGCCCCCACCGGCTCCGCGCCCGAAGCGCACGCCACCGCCGTGCCCAAGCCCGCCGCCGACTCGGCCTTCGAACACGCCGAGTGCATCGGCTGCGGCGCCTGCGTCGCCGCCTGCCCCAACGGCTCCGCGATGCTCTTCACCTCCGCCAAGGTCAACCACCTGGGCGTGCTCCCGCAAGGCTCTCCGGAGCGCGAGACGCGGGTCCTCGACATGGTCGCCCGGATGGACGACGAGGGCTTCGGCGGCTGCACCCTGACCGGCGAATGCGCCACGGCCTGCCCCAAGGGCATACCGCTGCCGTCGATCGCCGCGATGAACAAGGAATGGCTGAGAGCGCTCCGCAAGCGCTGA
- a CDS encoding EAL domain-containing protein has product MRSGLEDRIARFATIWGRAIFPVTATSLTRPEFEQHLVPLTRTLTEALHARPFDAAVAQRVGAELVAVHCTDPEALAGTLGVVESYLVLYCGPDGSGTEGTEEYRSRCARLQHGIAAGFARALRERTLKEQEAIARSALTARSDAQQALHASEERFRAVFEGAAIGIGIADLQGNVLEVNDTLLQMFGGLEGHVRSRNVSEWGHPDDTPHVWRMYGELVRGEREHYRVEKPYYRHDGTVLWTNLTVSLLRDADGAPQYQLALMEDTTERRLLNLRLRYEATHDALTGLPNRTLFFERLEKALNGPAGNRFGLCYLDLDGFKAVNDSLGHSAGDRLLVEVADRLQSCATGPGEVVARLGGDEFVALTTGPAAADTEEKVTDLAVRILSALSTPIRLEGRELTVRGSIGIVEGRAGERTPAEVLRSADITMYRAKAAGGNRFEFADAEADARAITRHGLTNALPAALERGEFFIEYQPLVHMHDGSVRGAEALVRWSHPQYGVLGPDRFIPLAERTGLIVPLGRWVLEESVRQACTWQRQHGGTPLRVNVNLSPTQLHHPGLVADTLRVLESSGLAPGALCLEVTESALIGADDELLEPLRRLAALGVDIALDDFGTGYSNLANLRRLPVSVLKLDRSFTQGMQQQPADPVDVKIVEGIVALAHSLELAVTVEGVETGAQAAQLRALGCDTAQGWYYARPGAPDRIHALSLSDAVPTP; this is encoded by the coding sequence CTGCGCAGCGGCCTGGAGGACCGGATCGCGCGCTTCGCGACGATCTGGGGGCGGGCGATCTTCCCGGTCACGGCGACCTCCCTGACCCGGCCCGAGTTCGAACAGCACCTCGTCCCGCTGACGCGCACCCTCACCGAGGCCCTGCACGCCCGCCCCTTCGACGCGGCCGTCGCCCAGCGCGTGGGCGCGGAACTCGTCGCCGTGCACTGCACCGACCCGGAGGCCCTCGCGGGCACCCTCGGCGTCGTCGAGTCCTACCTCGTGCTGTACTGCGGCCCCGACGGCTCCGGGACGGAAGGGACCGAGGAGTACCGCTCGCGCTGCGCCCGGCTCCAGCACGGCATCGCGGCCGGCTTCGCCCGCGCGCTGCGCGAACGGACCCTCAAGGAGCAGGAGGCCATCGCCCGCTCCGCGCTGACCGCCCGCAGCGACGCCCAGCAGGCCCTGCACGCCAGCGAGGAACGCTTCCGGGCGGTCTTCGAGGGCGCCGCCATCGGGATCGGCATCGCCGACCTCCAGGGCAACGTGCTGGAGGTCAACGACACCCTGCTCCAGATGTTCGGAGGCCTGGAGGGACACGTCCGGAGCCGCAACGTCAGCGAGTGGGGCCACCCCGACGACACCCCACACGTCTGGCGGATGTACGGGGAACTGGTACGCGGCGAGCGCGAGCACTACCGCGTGGAGAAGCCCTACTACCGGCACGACGGGACCGTGCTGTGGACCAACCTGACGGTGTCCCTGCTGCGGGACGCGGACGGCGCCCCGCAGTACCAGCTGGCCCTGATGGAGGACACCACCGAACGCCGGCTGCTCAACCTGCGCCTGCGCTACGAGGCCACCCACGACGCGCTGACCGGCCTGCCCAACCGGACGCTGTTCTTCGAACGGCTGGAGAAGGCCCTGAACGGCCCCGCCGGCAACCGCTTCGGCCTGTGCTACCTGGACCTCGACGGGTTCAAGGCGGTCAACGACAGCCTCGGTCACTCGGCGGGGGACCGGCTGCTGGTCGAGGTCGCCGACCGGCTCCAGAGCTGCGCCACCGGCCCCGGCGAGGTCGTCGCGCGCCTCGGCGGTGACGAGTTCGTGGCCCTGACCACCGGCCCGGCCGCCGCCGACACCGAGGAGAAGGTCACCGACCTGGCGGTGCGCATCCTTTCGGCCCTGTCCACGCCGATCCGGCTGGAGGGCCGGGAGCTGACGGTGCGGGGCAGCATCGGCATCGTCGAGGGGCGGGCGGGCGAGCGCACCCCGGCGGAGGTGCTGCGCAGCGCCGACATCACCATGTACCGGGCCAAGGCGGCCGGCGGCAACCGCTTCGAGTTCGCCGACGCGGAGGCCGACGCCCGCGCCATCACCCGGCACGGCCTGACCAACGCCCTGCCGGCGGCCCTGGAACGCGGCGAGTTCTTCATCGAGTACCAGCCCCTGGTGCACATGCACGACGGCAGCGTGCGCGGAGCGGAGGCGCTGGTGCGGTGGTCGCACCCGCAGTACGGGGTGCTCGGCCCGGACCGGTTCATCCCCCTCGCCGAGCGGACCGGGCTGATCGTGCCGCTCGGCCGCTGGGTCCTGGAGGAGTCGGTCCGCCAGGCCTGCACCTGGCAGCGCCAGCACGGCGGCACCCCCCTTCGGGTCAACGTCAACCTCTCACCGACCCAACTGCACCACCCCGGGCTGGTCGCCGACACCCTGCGGGTGCTGGAGAGCTCCGGGCTCGCTCCCGGCGCCCTGTGCCTGGAGGTCACCGAGTCGGCCCTGATCGGCGCCGACGACGAACTCCTCGAACCGCTGCGCCGCCTCGCCGCCCTCGGCGTGGACATCGCGCTCGACGACTTCGGCACCGGCTACTCGAACCTGGCCAACCTGCGCCGACTCCCCGTCAGCGTCCTGAAGCTGGACCGCTCCTTCACCCAGGGGATGCAGCAGCAGCCGGCCGACCCCGTCGACGTCAAGATCGTGGAGGGCATCGTCGCCCTGGCCCACAGCCTCGAACTGGCGGTGACGGTCGAGGGCGTGGAGACCGGGGCGCAGGCCGCCCAGCTGCGGGCACTCGGCTGTGACACGGCGCAAGGCTGGTACTACGCCCGCCCCGGTGCCCCGGACCGGATCCACGCCCTGTCCCTGTCGGACGCCGTACCCACCCCCTGA
- a CDS encoding FAD-dependent monooxygenase, which produces MADVTNEAFEGATAVLIAGGGPTGLTLACELAVRGIPVRVLDQRGGPHRESRGKGLNADSLEVFGRLGVEERLSAIGARGLVLRKYFDGAHINDTPTDAGLLIGQWQVEEVLRERLAGLGVRVEYEAGLAGFVQDETGVKARLADGRSIRAAYLAGCDGGHSTTRELLGIPFEGHTEEKPTMVVGDVRAPGLSRDHWHQWYTSDGGGIMLCPMPGTDTFQLQASPETDGRGEPLPPTQEGFQRLFDRHAGMEGIRLTEATWLSDWRVNVRRAARMRDGRVFLAGDAAHVHPIAGGLGMNTGIRDAAALGRTLAAALADPVAAAEPGGALDAYEAERLPAAEALLADTTERHRRVLAAVREPGRGTEAGLD; this is translated from the coding sequence ATGGCTGACGTCACGAACGAAGCATTCGAGGGCGCGACCGCCGTGCTGATCGCGGGCGGTGGTCCCACCGGGCTCACCCTGGCCTGCGAGCTGGCCGTACGGGGCATCCCCGTCCGCGTCCTCGACCAGCGCGGCGGTCCGCACCGCGAATCCCGCGGCAAGGGCCTCAACGCGGACAGCCTGGAGGTCTTCGGCCGGCTCGGGGTCGAGGAACGGCTGTCCGCCATCGGCGCCCGGGGCCTGGTCCTGCGCAAGTACTTCGACGGCGCCCACATCAACGACACACCGACCGACGCCGGCCTCCTGATCGGTCAGTGGCAGGTCGAGGAGGTCCTCCGCGAGCGGCTCGCCGGCCTCGGCGTGCGGGTCGAATACGAGGCCGGGCTCGCCGGATTCGTCCAGGACGAGACGGGGGTCAAAGCGCGGCTCGCCGACGGCCGTTCGATCCGCGCCGCCTACCTCGCCGGCTGCGACGGCGGCCACAGCACGACCCGCGAGCTCCTCGGCATCCCCTTCGAGGGTCACACCGAGGAGAAGCCGACGATGGTGGTCGGAGACGTCCGGGCCCCCGGGCTGAGCCGGGACCACTGGCACCAGTGGTACACGTCGGACGGCGGCGGGATCATGCTCTGCCCGATGCCGGGGACCGACACCTTCCAGCTCCAGGCCTCACCGGAAACCGACGGACGCGGCGAGCCACTGCCGCCCACCCAGGAGGGCTTCCAGCGGCTCTTCGACCGGCACGCCGGGATGGAGGGCATACGGCTGACCGAGGCGACCTGGCTCTCCGACTGGCGGGTCAATGTGCGCCGGGCCGCCCGAATGCGGGACGGCCGGGTCTTCCTCGCCGGGGACGCCGCCCATGTCCACCCGATAGCCGGCGGGCTGGGCATGAACACCGGCATCCGGGACGCGGCCGCCCTCGGCCGGACGCTGGCCGCAGCCCTCGCCGACCCGGTGGCGGCAGCCGAGCCGGGTGGCGCGCTCGACGCGTACGAGGCCGAGCGCCTCCCGGCGGCGGAAGCCCTGCTGGCCGACACCACCGAGCGGCACCGGCGGGTGCTGGCCGCCGTGCGCGAGCCGGGGCGGGGTACGGAGGCCGGACTCGACTGA
- a CDS encoding fumarate reductase/succinate dehydrogenase flavoprotein subunit — MSHAHAHTHPDTAAPDYAAYTTGEPIADTKAPEGPIAERWDRRRFEAKLVNPANRRKHRIIVVGTGLAGGSAGATLAEQGYQVVQFCFSDSPRRAHSIAAQGGINAAKNYRNDGDSVHRLFYDTVKGGDFRARESNVHRLAQISVEIIDQCVAQGVPFAREYGGLLDTRSFGGVQVSRTFYARGQTGQQLLLGAYQALSRQIAAGNVEMHARTEMLDLITVDGAARGIVARDLITGEISTHYADAVVLASGGYGNVFYLSTNAMNSNATAVWRAHRRGAYFANPCFTQIHPTCIPRTGDHQSKLTLMSESLRNDGRIWVPKAKGDTRPAAEIPEAERDYYLERIYPSFGNLVPRDIASRAAKNVCDEGRGVGPGGQGVYLDFADAIRRMGKDKVAEKYGNLFEMYERITAENPYEVPMRIYPAVHYTMGGLWVDYDLQTTVPGLFAIGEANFSDHGANRLGASALMQGLGDGYFVLPSTINDYLARHPHRDEIDDSHPEAAAAVRETRDCLAKLLAVDGDRTPDSFHREIGELMWEYCGMARTEEGLRKALARIPEIRDEFWRRIKVPGSGDEFNQSLEKANRVVDYLELAELMCLDALHRAESCGGHFREESQTPDGEAARRDDEFGYAAAWEYQGTGAAPVLHKEDLVFEYVHPTQRSYA, encoded by the coding sequence ATGAGCCACGCCCACGCCCACACCCATCCCGACACCGCCGCCCCCGACTACGCCGCCTACACCACCGGCGAACCGATCGCCGACACCAAGGCGCCCGAGGGCCCCATCGCCGAGCGCTGGGACCGCCGCCGCTTCGAGGCCAAGCTCGTCAACCCGGCCAACCGCCGCAAGCACCGGATCATCGTCGTCGGCACCGGCCTCGCCGGCGGATCGGCCGGCGCCACCCTCGCCGAACAGGGCTACCAGGTCGTCCAGTTCTGCTTCTCCGACTCCCCGCGCCGCGCGCACTCCATCGCCGCGCAGGGCGGGATCAACGCCGCCAAGAACTACCGCAACGACGGCGACTCCGTACACCGCCTCTTCTACGACACCGTCAAGGGCGGCGACTTCCGCGCCCGCGAGTCCAACGTCCACCGCCTCGCCCAGATCTCCGTCGAGATCATCGACCAGTGCGTGGCCCAGGGCGTCCCCTTCGCCCGCGAGTACGGCGGCCTCCTCGACACCCGCTCCTTCGGCGGCGTACAGGTCTCGCGCACCTTCTACGCCCGCGGCCAGACGGGCCAGCAGCTGCTGCTCGGCGCCTACCAGGCCCTGTCCCGACAGATCGCCGCCGGCAACGTCGAGATGCACGCCCGCACCGAGATGCTCGACCTGATCACCGTCGACGGCGCCGCCCGCGGCATCGTCGCCCGCGACCTGATCACCGGTGAGATCTCCACCCACTACGCGGACGCGGTCGTCCTCGCCAGCGGCGGCTACGGCAACGTCTTCTACCTCTCCACCAACGCCATGAACTCCAACGCCACCGCCGTGTGGCGGGCCCACCGGCGCGGCGCCTACTTCGCCAACCCCTGCTTCACCCAGATCCACCCCACCTGCATCCCGCGCACCGGCGACCACCAGTCCAAGCTCACCCTGATGAGCGAGTCCCTGCGCAACGACGGCCGCATCTGGGTCCCCAAGGCCAAGGGCGACACCCGCCCCGCCGCCGAGATCCCCGAAGCGGAGCGCGACTACTACCTGGAGCGGATCTACCCCTCCTTCGGCAACCTCGTCCCCCGCGACATCGCCTCCCGCGCCGCCAAGAACGTCTGCGACGAGGGCCGTGGCGTCGGCCCCGGCGGCCAGGGCGTCTACCTCGACTTCGCCGACGCCATCCGCCGCATGGGCAAGGACAAGGTAGCCGAGAAGTACGGCAACCTCTTCGAGATGTACGAGCGGATCACGGCCGAGAACCCGTACGAGGTCCCCATGCGGATCTACCCCGCCGTCCACTACACGATGGGCGGTCTGTGGGTCGACTACGACCTCCAGACCACCGTCCCCGGCCTCTTCGCGATCGGCGAGGCCAACTTCTCCGACCACGGAGCCAACCGCCTCGGTGCCTCCGCGCTCATGCAGGGCCTCGGCGACGGCTACTTCGTGCTCCCCTCCACCATCAACGACTACCTCGCCCGCCACCCGCACCGCGACGAGATCGACGACAGCCACCCCGAGGCCGCGGCCGCCGTCCGCGAAACCCGCGACTGCCTCGCCAAGCTGCTCGCCGTCGACGGCGACCGCACCCCCGACTCCTTCCACCGCGAGATCGGTGAACTCATGTGGGAGTACTGCGGCATGGCCCGCACCGAGGAAGGCCTGCGCAAGGCCCTCGCCCGCATCCCCGAGATCCGCGACGAGTTCTGGCGACGGATCAAGGTCCCCGGCAGCGGCGACGAGTTCAACCAGTCGCTGGAGAAGGCCAACCGCGTCGTCGACTACCTCGAACTCGCCGAACTCATGTGCCTCGACGCCCTCCACCGCGCCGAATCCTGCGGCGGCCACTTCCGCGAGGAGTCCCAGACCCCCGACGGCGAAGCGGCCCGCCGCGACGACGAGTTCGGCTACGCCGCCGCCTGGGAATACCAGGGAACCGGCGCCGCACCCGTCCTGCACAAGGAAGACCTCGTCTTCGAGTACGTCCACCCCACCCAGCGGAGCTACGCATGA
- a CDS encoding succinate dehydrogenase cytochrome b subunit — protein sequence MALATRTDRRPSTTRTLWDSTVGKKSVMAVSGLIMLGYLVVHMLGNLKIFFGSDEFNGYAHWLRTLGSPFLHYEWALWIVRVVLVAAVVAHAVCAYQLSRRDIKARPVKYANKRRRASYATRTMRWGGIILALFIVWHLLDLTTLTVNERAWVGHPYENVLATFSTWYGNTIYIVAMAAVGLHVRHGFWSAAQTLGAGNARRERTLKFLANALALVLFAGFVSVPVAVMTGVVS from the coding sequence ATGGCTCTGGCAACGCGGACGGATCGACGGCCGTCCACCACGCGCACGCTCTGGGACTCCACCGTCGGCAAGAAGTCCGTGATGGCCGTGTCCGGCCTGATCATGCTCGGCTACCTCGTCGTGCACATGCTCGGCAACCTCAAGATCTTCTTCGGGTCGGACGAGTTCAACGGCTACGCCCACTGGCTGCGCACCCTCGGGTCCCCCTTCCTCCACTACGAATGGGCGCTGTGGATCGTCCGGGTGGTCCTCGTCGCCGCCGTGGTGGCGCACGCCGTCTGCGCCTACCAGCTCAGCCGCCGGGACATCAAGGCGCGCCCGGTGAAGTACGCCAACAAGCGCCGCCGCGCGAGCTACGCCACGCGCACCATGCGCTGGGGCGGCATCATCCTCGCCCTCTTCATCGTCTGGCACCTGCTCGACCTGACGACCCTCACCGTCAACGAGCGTGCCTGGGTCGGTCACCCGTACGAGAACGTCCTCGCCACCTTCTCCACCTGGTACGGGAACACGATCTACATCGTCGCGATGGCCGCCGTCGGCCTCCACGTCCGCCACGGCTTCTGGAGCGCCGCCCAGACCCTCGGCGCCGGCAACGCCCGGCGCGAGCGGACGCTGAAGTTCCTGGCCAACGCCCTGGCCCTCGTCCTCTTCGCGGGCTTCGTGTCCGTGCCCGTCGCCGTCATGACCGGAGTGGTGAGCTGA
- a CDS encoding AMP-binding protein codes for MAARYVTELMGAFERYGEGVAIGVGPEVLRFSEVLEAVHRLAGVLGDAGVGRGAGLACVTGANRPEMLLVRLAAHVLGARLTQVVVGPAVHGLDFILRDCRPALVVHDVPVPATGVPQLGLDELAGRAAAREYVELPVRAREDDVARVTYTGGTTGQPKGVASTFGAMAARDGRRGARWTESVYLSVADLDQRSGGRCLEQLRDGGRVEILAPFEPRGFAAACSRLGRVSTYLTPSMVYRLLDDPATARGIPGLEAVSYGASPILPERLREAVTRWGGRWRQGYGMNEAGVICRLTPADHDAAVSDRPELLASVGRPAPGVEVQVRDDGGVVLPAGRTGEVWVRSRSMMAGYWNQPELTADALRDGWLRTGDLGHTDAGGYLYLDDRTKDVVMVDSENIYSAPIEAALARHPAVAQAVVVGRPSAVTGEELCAFLVPAPGCTPSGTVAAEACELVERALAPLHRPTTVFWERKLPLTGRGKPDKGRLRDRAAGAAPGAGLPGRPGS; via the coding sequence ATGGCCGCGCGGTATGTCACCGAGCTGATGGGGGCGTTCGAGCGCTACGGGGAAGGGGTGGCGATCGGGGTCGGCCCCGAAGTGCTCCGCTTCTCCGAGGTGCTGGAGGCCGTCCACCGACTGGCCGGCGTGCTCGGCGACGCGGGAGTCGGGCGGGGCGCGGGACTGGCCTGTGTGACGGGCGCCAACCGGCCGGAGATGCTCTTGGTACGGCTCGCCGCGCATGTGCTGGGGGCGCGGCTCACCCAGGTGGTGGTGGGTCCGGCCGTCCACGGTCTGGACTTCATCCTGCGCGACTGCCGGCCGGCCCTCGTGGTGCACGACGTGCCGGTACCGGCGACCGGCGTCCCGCAGCTCGGCCTGGACGAGCTGGCCGGGCGGGCGGCCGCGCGGGAGTACGTCGAACTGCCCGTCCGGGCGCGCGAGGACGACGTGGCCCGGGTGACGTACACCGGGGGGACGACGGGACAACCCAAGGGAGTGGCCTCGACGTTCGGCGCGATGGCCGCGCGGGACGGCAGGCGCGGAGCCCGCTGGACCGAATCGGTGTACCTCTCGGTCGCCGACCTGGACCAGCGGTCCGGAGGCCGGTGCCTGGAGCAACTGCGGGACGGCGGGCGGGTGGAGATCCTCGCCCCCTTCGAGCCGCGCGGGTTCGCGGCCGCCTGCTCGCGACTGGGGCGGGTGTCCACGTACCTGACGCCTTCGATGGTGTACCGGCTGCTGGACGACCCTGCGACCGCCAGGGGAATCCCGGGGCTGGAGGCGGTCTCCTACGGGGCTTCGCCCATCCTCCCCGAGCGGCTGCGGGAGGCCGTGACCCGCTGGGGCGGGCGGTGGCGGCAGGGCTACGGGATGAACGAGGCGGGGGTGATCTGCCGGCTCACCCCCGCCGACCACGACGCGGCGGTCAGCGACCGGCCCGAGTTGCTGGCGTCCGTGGGTCGCCCCGCCCCGGGGGTGGAGGTCCAGGTGCGGGACGACGGGGGTGTCGTGCTGCCCGCCGGGCGCACGGGCGAGGTGTGGGTCCGGTCCCGGTCGATGATGGCCGGCTACTGGAACCAACCTGAGCTGACCGCCGACGCGCTGCGGGACGGATGGCTGCGGACCGGGGACCTCGGGCACACCGATGCCGGCGGGTACCTCTACCTGGACGACCGGACCAAGGACGTCGTGATGGTCGACAGCGAGAACATCTACAGCGCGCCGATCGAGGCGGCGCTCGCCCGGCACCCCGCCGTGGCCCAGGCCGTCGTGGTCGGACGACCCAGCGCCGTCACCGGTGAGGAGCTCTGTGCCTTCCTGGTGCCGGCGCCCGGATGCACCCCGAGCGGCACGGTGGCCGCCGAAGCCTGCGAGCTGGTGGAACGGGCGCTGGCCCCGTTGCACCGCCCGACGACGGTGTTCTGGGAACGGAAGCTCCCGCTGACCGGCCGGGGCAAGCCCGACAAGGGGCGGCTGCGCGACCGCGCGGCGGGCGCTGCCCCGGGCGCGGGGCTCCCGGGCCGGCCCGGTTCCTGA
- a CDS encoding DUF3291 domain-containing protein: MPHLALYTFGVLKSPLADPAPLTRELHDSGEAIYPKISGHPGYLAHAEAADGDRGAHFDLDWGAWGEFAVPSWYGKGRTAQTTALAATLSLWTDLRSAFDAIYTGLHREALNRRYDWFERTGHPSYVFWWVSDGAIPTWQDGVSRLAHLHDHGSTRHAFTFHHSFAPEGTPTRR, translated from the coding sequence ATGCCCCATCTCGCGCTGTACACATTCGGTGTCCTGAAGTCACCTCTCGCCGATCCCGCACCTCTCACGCGCGAACTCCACGACAGCGGCGAGGCCATCTACCCGAAGATCAGCGGGCACCCCGGCTACCTCGCTCATGCCGAAGCGGCAGACGGCGACCGGGGCGCACACTTCGACTTGGACTGGGGTGCTTGGGGAGAATTCGCCGTACCGAGCTGGTACGGCAAGGGCCGTACGGCGCAAACCACCGCCCTGGCCGCGACCCTCTCACTGTGGACCGATCTGCGCTCCGCCTTCGACGCGATCTACACCGGTCTGCACCGTGAGGCGCTGAACAGGCGTTACGACTGGTTCGAGAGGACAGGACACCCGAGTTACGTGTTCTGGTGGGTCTCCGACGGCGCGATACCCACCTGGCAGGACGGGGTTTCCAGGCTGGCACACCTCCACGACCACGGCTCCACGCGGCACGCCTTCACCTTCCACCACTCGTTCGCCCCGGAGGGAACTCCGACACGACGCTAG
- a CDS encoding TetR/AcrR family transcriptional regulator, which yields MENTTGLRESKKLRTRRRLAATALELFLERGFDAVSVADVAAAAEVSKPTLFRYFPTKEDLVLDRFADHQDEAARIVRDRPAGRTPARAVHAHFLTALAERDPITGLCDHPNVLAFQGLLYSTESLETRLARYKAGEVEALAAVLEGESVEPLFARLAALHLVTARQELGRQNWRRIAAGQSADEAYPAAVADADRAFAMLADGLDRTLVPSRPAV from the coding sequence ATGGAGAACACGACGGGTCTGCGCGAGAGCAAGAAGCTGCGTACGCGTCGCCGGCTGGCGGCCACGGCGCTGGAGTTGTTCCTGGAGAGAGGCTTCGACGCCGTCTCGGTCGCCGACGTGGCCGCCGCGGCCGAGGTCTCCAAGCCGACCCTGTTCCGGTACTTCCCGACCAAGGAGGACCTGGTCCTCGACCGGTTCGCCGACCACCAGGACGAGGCGGCGCGGATCGTCCGCGACCGGCCGGCGGGTCGGACTCCCGCGCGGGCGGTCCACGCGCACTTCCTGACGGCCCTCGCCGAGCGGGATCCGATCACCGGCCTCTGTGACCATCCGAACGTGCTCGCCTTCCAGGGGCTGCTGTACTCCACCGAGAGCCTGGAGACGAGACTGGCCCGCTACAAAGCGGGCGAGGTGGAGGCGCTCGCCGCCGTCCTGGAGGGCGAATCGGTGGAGCCGCTGTTCGCCCGGCTCGCCGCACTGCACCTGGTGACGGCCCGCCAGGAGCTGGGTCGGCAGAACTGGCGCCGCATCGCCGCCGGGCAGAGCGCCGACGAGGCCTACCCGGCCGCCGTCGCCGATGCCGACCGGGCCTTCGCCATGCTGGCCGACGGCCTCGACCGGACCCTGGTCCCGTCCAGACCCGCCGTCTGA